The Nitrospira tepida genome includes a window with the following:
- the mazG gene encoding nucleoside triphosphate pyrophosphohydrolase — translation MNQPLHHQVVPAQTGFDRLVQIMAALRAPDGCPWDRKQTHDSLKPYLLEETYEVLETIDQQDMAKLREELGDLLLQILFHAQIAAEQGRFTIEDVMGLLADKLIRRHPHVFNRPDSGQDSLSPEEVYGKWEQIKKQEREAAGRTQSVLDGVPNTLPALLRAYQVQARASRVGFDWPDSREGTAQVLDKVEEECRELRAAASADLGGDNRARAGSQEQITAEFGDVLFSLVNLARKLAVNPEDALRLATGRFVDRFHYIEAEARRAGRSLDSMTLEEMDRLWAEAKKAAQAEDRTPMAAPRPSGTAL, via the coding sequence ATGAACCAGCCGCTTCATCATCAGGTTGTTCCGGCACAGACCGGCTTCGACCGTCTGGTCCAGATCATGGCCGCTCTGCGCGCGCCCGACGGCTGCCCCTGGGATCGCAAGCAGACCCACGACTCGCTCAAACCCTATCTGCTCGAAGAAACCTACGAAGTGCTGGAGACGATTGATCAGCAGGACATGGCCAAGCTGCGGGAGGAATTGGGCGACCTGCTGCTCCAGATCCTGTTCCATGCTCAGATTGCCGCCGAGCAGGGACGATTTACCATCGAAGATGTCATGGGCTTGCTCGCGGACAAGTTGATCCGCCGGCATCCGCACGTGTTCAATAGGCCCGATTCCGGACAAGACAGCCTGAGCCCGGAAGAGGTCTACGGCAAGTGGGAACAGATCAAGAAGCAGGAACGGGAAGCGGCGGGCCGGACGCAGTCGGTGCTCGATGGAGTGCCGAATACCCTTCCGGCGCTTCTCCGCGCCTACCAAGTGCAGGCGCGCGCCTCGCGCGTGGGGTTCGACTGGCCGGATTCGCGTGAAGGGACGGCGCAGGTGCTCGACAAGGTCGAGGAAGAATGCCGCGAACTGCGGGCGGCGGCCTCCGCAGACTTGGGCGGCGACAATCGCGCGCGGGCCGGCTCGCAGGAGCAGATCACGGCGGAATTCGGCGACGTGTTGTTTTCGCTGGTCAATCTCGCGCGCAAGCTCGCCGTGAACCCGGAGGATGCGCTTCGTCTGGCCACGGGACGGTTTGTCGATCGGTTTCATTACATCGAGGCGGAGGCCCGGCGCGCCGGCCGGTCGCTGGACAGCATGACCCTTGAAGAAATGGATCGGCTCTGGGCCGAAGCAAAGAAGGCAGCACAGGCCGAGGATCGCACCCCCATGGCAGCCCCTCGCCCCTCAGGCACGGCGTTATGA
- a CDS encoding DUF1844 domain-containing protein — protein MSAEEERGFVIRDRRGEKPAESSGAASEGPAASGRARAEPPTAAASRAAGASEGHAGHAPVPVTFSTFVFSLGTSALMLMGERLDPGQQELPVNLPQAKEIIDILSLLETKTKGNLTSDEQSVLTDMLYALRMKFVELTSSGSAPR, from the coding sequence ATGAGCGCTGAGGAAGAACGGGGGTTCGTGATCCGGGATCGTCGGGGCGAGAAACCGGCAGAGTCGTCAGGAGCGGCTTCTGAAGGGCCGGCGGCTTCAGGCCGGGCCCGCGCGGAGCCCCCAACCGCGGCCGCGTCCCGCGCCGCAGGAGCTTCCGAAGGCCATGCCGGCCACGCACCGGTTCCAGTGACGTTTTCGACCTTTGTCTTTTCGCTCGGCACCTCCGCCCTGATGTTGATGGGTGAGCGGTTGGACCCTGGCCAGCAGGAACTGCCCGTCAATTTGCCTCAAGCCAAGGAAATCATCGACATCCTTTCGCTGCTCGAGACCAAAACCAAAGGGAACTTGACGTCGGACGAGCAGTCGGTCCTGACCGATATGCTCTATGCGTTGCGGATGAAATTCGTGGAACTGACCTCGTCCGGCTCCGCTCCGCGATAA
- a CDS encoding sensor histidine kinase, with amino-acid sequence MPESNSLPTTGTSIRPITGAAPSTEGRPRHLRPVWFVLLLLIPCLALTLYYYQYGVLTESSGGSLVPSTSYAFVLLLINLDLIGLVVLTLLLSRNLIKAYFERRHRLVGSGFRAKLVAAFIGFSLIPTVLLAFVASRVVDKAVDVWFSDQIDHVMRDSFEVAKMHHAGHMTVAVNSARAISQEIFREDLMAPTQRDLLIAAMARARADHNVAGVEIYSAKMETLTKALAPEVPGQVIDLPIGQLVLQVINTKQEMTSVQEASNGRLIRAGVPILSSANRSEVDGVVVVDSYLPESLLAKMEGIGQRYAEYKQMRAMKNPIKAGAYLFVAVVTVMILFGATWFGFYVARSITVPIQRLAQATEAIAQGDLDVHIEAKATDEIGTLVESFNRMTADLRAGKAEIESANESLRRSNVEIERRRAYTQTVVDTIAAGLLSIDRQGRITTFNPSAERILGIWGDRVGNRAANEVFKEFKLDLFQTAYDRMLADQRDTLSLEGQVEAQGKVLTIGLSCSRMKDEAGRDLGFVLVFEDLTDLIKAQKAAAWQEVAQRIAHEIKNPLTPIQLSAQRLRKKYFEQAPDFDRIFDEGTQVIVNEVGSLKNMVDEFSKFARMPAPQMAEGSLHDVLREVIALYQGAHKDVEFLADFDEVLPSVRFDREQIKRVLVNLFNNGVQAMNQKGRLWVTTRYDGKRRRAVVSVADEGTGISSEDHEKLFMPYFSRKRTGTGLGLAISRRIITDHEGQIYAANNQPRGTVFTFELPV; translated from the coding sequence ATGCCTGAATCCAACAGCCTGCCCACAACCGGGACGTCGATCCGCCCGATAACCGGAGCCGCTCCTTCCACGGAAGGCCGGCCGCGCCACCTGCGCCCCGTCTGGTTCGTGCTGCTCCTGCTGATCCCCTGCCTGGCGCTGACGCTGTATTACTATCAATACGGGGTCCTGACCGAGAGCAGCGGCGGGTCGTTGGTGCCCAGCACCAGCTACGCGTTCGTGCTCCTGCTGATCAACCTGGATCTGATCGGGCTGGTGGTCTTGACCCTGTTGCTCTCACGCAACCTGATCAAGGCCTATTTCGAGCGCCGGCACCGGCTGGTGGGCTCGGGCTTTCGGGCCAAGCTGGTCGCGGCCTTCATCGGCTTCTCGTTGATTCCGACCGTGCTGCTGGCCTTCGTGGCCAGCCGCGTGGTGGACAAGGCCGTGGACGTGTGGTTCAGCGACCAGATCGATCATGTCATGCGCGATTCGTTTGAAGTGGCCAAGATGCACCATGCAGGCCACATGACCGTGGCGGTGAACAGCGCCCGGGCGATCAGCCAGGAAATCTTTCGCGAAGACTTGATGGCGCCGACGCAGCGCGACCTCTTGATCGCGGCCATGGCGAGGGCGCGCGCCGACCATAACGTGGCGGGGGTGGAAATCTATTCGGCCAAGATGGAGACCTTGACCAAGGCCCTGGCCCCGGAGGTGCCGGGCCAGGTCATCGACCTGCCCATCGGGCAACTGGTCCTGCAGGTCATCAACACCAAACAGGAGATGACCTCCGTGCAGGAGGCCTCGAACGGCCGGCTGATCCGGGCCGGCGTGCCCATCCTGTCGAGCGCCAACCGCTCGGAGGTCGATGGGGTCGTGGTCGTCGATTCATACCTGCCCGAATCGCTGCTGGCCAAGATGGAAGGCATCGGCCAGCGGTATGCCGAATACAAGCAGATGCGCGCGATGAAGAACCCGATCAAGGCCGGGGCCTATCTCTTCGTCGCGGTCGTCACCGTGATGATTCTCTTCGGCGCCACCTGGTTCGGCTTTTACGTGGCCCGCAGCATCACGGTGCCGATTCAGCGCTTGGCCCAGGCCACCGAAGCCATCGCCCAGGGCGACTTGGACGTGCACATCGAGGCGAAGGCGACGGACGAGATCGGCACGCTGGTGGAATCCTTCAACCGCATGACCGCAGACCTTCGGGCCGGCAAGGCCGAGATCGAGTCGGCCAACGAATCCCTCCGCCGATCCAACGTGGAGATCGAGCGCCGCCGCGCCTACACGCAGACCGTGGTGGATACCATTGCCGCCGGCCTGCTCTCCATCGACCGGCAGGGGAGGATCACGACCTTCAACCCCTCGGCCGAGCGGATACTCGGCATCTGGGGCGACCGCGTGGGGAACCGGGCGGCGAACGAGGTCTTCAAAGAGTTCAAGCTGGATCTCTTTCAAACGGCCTACGACCGCATGCTCGCCGACCAGCGGGACACCCTGTCGCTCGAAGGACAGGTCGAAGCGCAGGGCAAGGTGCTGACCATCGGCCTCAGTTGCTCGCGCATGAAAGACGAAGCGGGCCGGGATCTCGGGTTTGTGCTGGTCTTCGAGGACCTGACGGATCTCATCAAGGCGCAAAAGGCGGCGGCCTGGCAGGAGGTCGCGCAGCGCATCGCGCACGAGATCAAGAACCCGCTGACGCCGATCCAGTTGTCGGCCCAACGGCTCCGCAAAAAGTATTTCGAGCAAGCCCCGGACTTCGACAGGATTTTCGACGAGGGCACGCAAGTCATCGTCAACGAGGTGGGCAGCCTCAAGAATATGGTCGATGAATTCTCCAAATTCGCCCGCATGCCGGCTCCGCAAATGGCAGAAGGATCCTTGCACGATGTGCTGCGCGAAGTCATCGCGCTGTACCAGGGAGCCCATAAGGACGTGGAATTTCTCGCGGATTTCGACGAGGTGCTGCCTTCGGTCCGATTCGATCGGGAGCAGATCAAGCGCGTGCTGGTGAACCTCTTCAACAACGGGGTTCAGGCGATGAATCAAAAAGGCCGCCTATGGGTGACGACCCGGTATGACGGCAAGCGCCGGCGGGCCGTCGTCAGCGTGGCCGATGAAGGAACGGGCATCAGTTCCGAGGACCACGAGAAGCTGTTCATGCCCTACTTCTCGCGAAAACGAACGGGGACGGGGCTCGGCCTTGCCATCAGCCGGCGCATCATCACGGACCATGAGGGGCAGATCTACGCGGCAAACAATCAGCCGCGCGGCACGGTCTTTACCTTCGAGCTGCCGGTGTAG
- a CDS encoding sigma-54-dependent transcriptional regulator, whose protein sequence is MAESILIVDDEAAILNSLGQILEDEGYEVQVAKSGVDALKLIAGDQPDLTILDIWMPEMDGLETLRRIREQFPKAQVMMMSGHGSIETAVKAIKLGAYDYIEKPLSLENVTLRVRHALDQHRLEAENQSLRTKVERRFELIGQAPAMQRLRELIATAGPTNSRVLIAGENGTGKELVARAIHQHSPRADRPFVAVNCAAIPETLIESELFGHEKGAFSGATSQKRGQFEQADGGTLFLDEIGDMSLATQAKVLRALQEQQFNRVGGTKTIKVDVRVLAASNKDLAKEIEAGHFREDLYYRLNVLPVTVPPLRSRRDDIPLLVRHFMQIHSEEQGLKTKQLTPAAMEQLQQYDWPGNIRELRNLTERLMIMVPGSQIDVDHVAAALQVRPAMPSAAQAPAQPSLVLKEYDSLREARNAFEKEYITRKLKENRWNVSRTADELRIERSHLHRKIKLLNIDLRPEI, encoded by the coding sequence ATGGCGGAATCGATTCTGATTGTGGATGACGAGGCGGCGATCCTCAATTCCCTCGGGCAGATTCTGGAGGACGAGGGGTATGAGGTGCAGGTAGCCAAGAGCGGGGTTGATGCCTTGAAGCTCATCGCCGGCGACCAGCCGGACCTGACGATCCTGGACATCTGGATGCCCGAGATGGACGGGCTCGAAACCCTGCGCCGGATCCGCGAGCAGTTTCCGAAGGCGCAGGTGATGATGATGTCGGGCCACGGTTCGATCGAGACGGCCGTCAAGGCGATCAAGCTCGGCGCCTACGACTATATCGAAAAGCCGCTGTCGCTCGAAAACGTGACCCTTCGGGTCCGGCATGCGCTTGATCAGCATCGGCTCGAAGCGGAGAACCAGTCGCTCCGGACGAAGGTCGAGCGCAGATTCGAGTTGATCGGGCAGGCCCCCGCCATGCAGCGGCTGCGCGAGTTGATTGCGACGGCGGGGCCGACCAACAGCCGGGTGCTGATCGCGGGCGAGAACGGTACCGGAAAGGAGCTGGTCGCGCGCGCCATCCATCAGCACAGTCCCAGAGCCGACCGGCCCTTTGTCGCCGTCAACTGCGCCGCCATTCCGGAAACGTTGATCGAAAGCGAACTGTTCGGGCATGAGAAGGGGGCCTTCAGCGGCGCGACCTCTCAGAAGCGGGGCCAGTTCGAACAGGCGGACGGCGGAACCCTCTTCTTGGACGAGATCGGGGACATGAGCCTCGCCACGCAGGCCAAGGTGCTGCGCGCCCTGCAGGAACAGCAGTTCAACCGCGTGGGTGGGACCAAGACGATCAAGGTGGACGTGCGGGTATTGGCGGCCTCCAACAAGGACCTGGCCAAGGAGATCGAGGCGGGGCATTTCCGCGAAGACCTGTACTACCGGTTGAACGTCTTGCCGGTGACGGTGCCGCCGCTTCGATCGCGCCGCGACGACATTCCGCTCCTGGTCCGTCACTTCATGCAGATCCATTCCGAAGAGCAGGGCCTGAAGACCAAGCAGCTCACCCCTGCGGCCATGGAGCAATTGCAGCAGTACGACTGGCCGGGCAACATCCGAGAGCTGCGCAACCTCACCGAACGGCTCATGATCATGGTGCCGGGCTCCCAGATCGACGTCGACCATGTGGCGGCCGCGCTACAGGTAAGGCCGGCCATGCCGAGCGCGGCGCAGGCTCCGGCGCAGCCGTCGCTGGTGCTGAAGGAGTATGATTCCTTGCGCGAGGCGCGGAACGCCTTCGAGAAGGAATACATCACGCGGAAGCTCAAGGAGAATCGCTGGAATGTCTCGCGCACGGCCGACGAATTGCGGATCGAACGGAGCCACTTGCACCGGAAGATCAAGCTGCTGAACATCGATCTCAGGCCGGAGATCTGA